A genomic window from Spiroplasma endosymbiont of Labia minor includes:
- the secE gene encoding preprotein translocase subunit SecE, with amino-acid sequence MKDNLSNDNKEIDVIEKNKVKQKLAEQKAQIKLQKQKDKESVRKLKNNLKITKAENLNQNDETLSDKEIRKRAKKEQELAYKNAAAVKLKKTEKDKINWKQTIREFPAAMTKEVLKIRWGTASSLGFKFLITIIFLALSAVFFFLIDWGLQELFTLMHVL; translated from the coding sequence ATGAAAGATAATTTGTCAAATGATAATAAAGAAATAGACGTTATAGAAAAAAACAAAGTAAAACAAAAATTGGCAGAGCAGAAAGCTCAAATAAAATTACAAAAACAAAAAGATAAAGAAAGTGTAAGGAAATTAAAAAATAATTTAAAAATAACTAAAGCTGAAAATTTAAATCAAAATGATGAAACACTTTCTGATAAAGAAATTAGAAAAAGAGCAAAAAAAGAACAAGAATTAGCATATAAAAATGCAGCTGCTGTAAAATTAAAAAAAACTGAAAAAGACAAAATAAATTGAAAACAAACTATTCGTGAATTTCCAGCTGCAATGACTAAAGAAGTTTTGAAAATTAGATGAGGAACTGCATCATCACTTGGATTTAAATTTTTGATAACAATAATTTTTCTGGCGCTATCCGCAGTCTTCTTTTTCTTAATTGATTGAGGATTACAAGAATTATTTACATTAATGCATGTTTTATAA
- the rpmG gene encoding 50S ribosomal protein L33 — translation MGNNSKKVILVCEECLSRNYSITKSAIGQRERIVIKKHCVKCNKHTIHKETR, via the coding sequence ATGGGTAATAATTCAAAAAAAGTAATTCTTGTTTGTGAAGAATGTCTATCAAGGAATTATTCAATAACAAAAAGTGCTATTGGACAACGCGAAAGAATAGTAATCAAAAAACATTGTGTAAAGTGTAATAAACATACAATACATAAAGAAACACGTTAG
- a CDS encoding Vmc-like lipoprotein signal peptide domain-containing protein, with the protein MKKLLSILGTLALGASSTALSVSCSTNNFSHNDSGNNQNDEQSQYSLFGKTFYQKKMLFLII; encoded by the coding sequence ATGAAAAAACTATTAAGTATATTAGGAACATTAGCATTGGGAGCATCATCAACAGCTCTTTCGGTTTCTTGTTCAACAAATAACTTTAGTCATAATGATTCAGGCAATAATCAAAATGATGAACAAAGTCAGTACAGTTTATTTGGCAAAACTTTTTATCAAAAGAAGATGCTATTTCTTATTATTTAG
- the nusG gene encoding transcription termination/antitermination protein NusG — protein sequence MIQDNLTNELNQPKGQWFVINCNVGYEDRVRQDLLQKVETGNLTNLIYDIRIAKLPFEGKNGKVYDKNKFPGYVFVNMQMTDEAWFIVRNTPGVTGFIGSSGKGAKPLPLMADEVEKMLIDEVNKPTIEDYKNQLQERIKLSFKIGDTVVIKSGTLSGKEGKVAELNNANKTAVINIELFGRYVPSEIAYDNIEIAYKD from the coding sequence ATGATACAAGATAATTTAACTAATGAATTAAATCAACCAAAAGGACAATGATTTGTTATCAATTGTAATGTTGGATACGAAGACAGAGTTCGTCAAGATCTATTACAAAAAGTAGAAACAGGTAATTTGACTAATTTAATTTATGATATTAGAATAGCCAAATTACCATTTGAAGGTAAAAATGGTAAGGTTTATGATAAAAATAAATTTCCAGGATATGTTTTTGTGAATATGCAAATGACAGATGAGGCTTGATTTATTGTTAGAAATACACCTGGAGTAACAGGATTTATTGGTTCATCTGGTAAGGGGGCTAAACCACTTCCCTTAATGGCAGATGAAGTTGAAAAAATGCTAATAGATGAAGTAAATAAACCAACTATTGAAGATTATAAAAATCAATTACAAGAAAGAATTAAACTTTCATTTAAAATCGGAGATACAGTTGTAATAAAAAGTGGGACTTTATCTGGAAAAGAAGGTAAAGTTGCAGAATTAAATAATGCAAATAAAACCGCTGTTATTAATATAGAATTGTTTGGCAGATATGTTCCTTCTGAAATTGCATACGATAATATTGAAATAGCTTACAAGGATTAA
- the rlmB gene encoding 23S rRNA (guanosine(2251)-2'-O)-methyltransferase RlmB, with translation MQHTNKNELIIVTGKHSVFELIEKQPNQIKNIKVISKVLLTKYSSILKEYNIDVQVQKKLTNINEIDSNKTQGITAELKDFLYTDLQKYLKIASNYKKQTVLILDKINDPHNFGSLIRSAVQLGVDAIIIPEKNQVKVTSTVIKTSVGAIWSIPIILVPNLVSTINLLKNNDFWIYGTNLSKNKTKLNETPFYEKIALILGNEGNGISQKLSEKLDFNIFVPMTNLIDSLNVSVAGAIIMYHIFISQKNNE, from the coding sequence ATGCAGCATACTAATAAAAATGAATTAATTATCGTAACCGGTAAGCATTCTGTTTTTGAATTAATTGAAAAACAACCTAATCAGATAAAAAATATTAAAGTTATTTCAAAAGTGCTTCTAACAAAATATAGTTCAATTTTAAAAGAGTATAATATCGATGTGCAAGTACAAAAGAAATTAACAAATATAAATGAAATTGATTCTAATAAAACACAAGGAATAACAGCTGAGTTAAAAGATTTTTTATATACAGATCTGCAAAAATATTTAAAAATTGCAAGCAATTATAAAAAACAAACAGTTTTAATTTTAGATAAAATTAATGATCCGCATAATTTCGGTTCTTTAATTCGTTCTGCCGTTCAACTTGGTGTTGACGCAATTATTATTCCAGAAAAAAATCAAGTTAAAGTTACATCAACGGTTATAAAAACATCTGTTGGTGCAATATGAAGTATACCGATTATTTTAGTTCCAAATTTAGTTTCAACAATAAATTTATTAAAAAATAATGATTTTTGAATATACGGAACTAATCTTTCAAAAAATAAAACAAAACTGAATGAAACTCCTTTCTATGAGAAAATAGCTTTAATTTTGGGTAATGAAGGAAACGGTATTTCACAAAAATTAAGTGAAAAACTAGATTTTAATATTTTTGTGCCGATGACAAATTTAATTGACTCTTTGAATGTGAGTGTTGCTGGAGCAATTATTATGTATCACATTTTTATAAGCCAAAAAAACAATGAATAA